From a region of the Kaistia sp. 32K genome:
- a CDS encoding phosphoenolpyruvate carboxykinase has translation MTENGIRNPAHGADQFGLKWLAGLYWNYGAPALYEESLRRGEALVSADGALTVETGVHTGRSPQDKFVVRDALTENAVWWDNNKAMSPAHFAVLHADMLAHASGRELFAQDLQGGADPAESVAVRVFTEKAWHSLFIRNLLIRPEAATLKTFVPKLTILDLPSFKANPDRHGCRTETVIACDFTRGIVLIGGTSYAGEMKKAVFTYLNFTLPPKGVMPMHCSANVGPDDDAAVFFGLSGTGKTTLSADPKRTLIGDDEHGWGPEGIFNFEGGCYAKTIKLSAEAEPEIFATTKRFGTVLENVAIDPATRLIDFDNASKTENTRAAYPLHFIPNASETGRAGHPKTIVMLTADAFGVMPPIAKLTPEQAMYHFLSGYTAKVAGTEKGVTEPQATFSTCFGAPFMPRHPAEYGNLLRSLIAEHGVACWLVNTGWTGGAYGTGRRMPIKATRTLLSAALDGSLETGRFYTDRTFGFQVPTDVAGVEPHILHPRKTWQDKAGYDAQAAKLVGMFLKNFEKFETHVDAAVTAAAPGTMVA, from the coding sequence GTGACCGAGAACGGCATTCGCAATCCTGCCCATGGCGCCGACCAGTTCGGTTTGAAGTGGCTGGCCGGTCTCTACTGGAACTATGGGGCACCGGCGCTTTACGAGGAATCACTGCGGCGCGGCGAGGCCCTGGTCTCGGCCGACGGCGCACTGACCGTCGAGACCGGCGTCCATACCGGCCGCTCGCCGCAGGACAAATTCGTCGTCCGCGACGCGCTGACCGAGAACGCCGTCTGGTGGGACAACAACAAGGCGATGTCGCCGGCGCATTTCGCGGTGCTCCATGCCGACATGCTGGCCCATGCCTCCGGGCGCGAACTGTTCGCGCAGGACCTGCAGGGCGGCGCCGACCCGGCCGAGAGCGTCGCGGTGCGCGTCTTTACCGAGAAGGCCTGGCATTCGCTCTTCATCCGCAACCTGCTGATCCGCCCCGAAGCCGCGACGCTGAAAACCTTCGTGCCGAAGCTGACGATCCTCGATCTGCCGAGCTTCAAGGCCAATCCGGACCGGCATGGCTGCCGGACCGAGACGGTGATCGCCTGCGACTTCACCCGCGGCATCGTGCTGATCGGCGGCACGTCCTATGCCGGCGAGATGAAGAAGGCGGTTTTCACCTACCTGAACTTCACGCTGCCGCCGAAGGGCGTCATGCCGATGCATTGCTCCGCCAATGTCGGCCCCGACGATGACGCCGCCGTCTTCTTCGGCCTCTCCGGCACGGGCAAGACGACGCTCTCGGCCGATCCCAAACGCACGCTCATCGGCGACGACGAGCATGGCTGGGGCCCGGAAGGCATCTTCAATTTCGAGGGCGGCTGCTACGCCAAGACGATCAAGCTCTCGGCCGAGGCCGAGCCGGAGATCTTCGCGACGACCAAGCGCTTCGGCACCGTGCTCGAGAATGTCGCGATCGATCCGGCCACGCGCCTGATCGACTTCGACAACGCCTCGAAGACGGAGAACACCCGCGCCGCCTACCCGCTGCATTTCATCCCGAATGCCAGCGAGACCGGCCGAGCCGGCCATCCGAAGACGATCGTCATGCTGACCGCCGACGCCTTCGGCGTGATGCCGCCGATCGCCAAGCTGACGCCGGAACAGGCGATGTACCACTTCCTCTCCGGCTACACGGCCAAGGTCGCCGGCACGGAGAAGGGCGTCACCGAACCGCAGGCGACCTTCTCGACCTGCTTCGGCGCGCCGTTCATGCCGCGCCACCCGGCCGAATACGGCAATCTGCTCCGCAGCCTGATCGCCGAGCACGGCGTCGCCTGCTGGCTGGTCAACACCGGCTGGACCGGCGGCGCCTACGGCACCGGCCGCCGCATGCCGATCAAGGCGACGCGGACGCTGCTTTCGGCGGCGCTCGACGGCTCGCTCGAGACCGGGCGCTTCTACACCGACCGGACCTTCGGCTTCCAGGTGCCGACCGACGTCGCCGGCGTCGAGCCGCACATCCTGCACCCGCGCAAGACCTGGCAGGATAAGGCCGGCTACGACGCGCAGGCGGCCAAGCTGGTCGGCATGTTCCTGAAGAACTTCGAGAAGTTCGAGACCCATGTCGACGCCGCCGTGACGGCCGCCGCCCCGGGCACGATGGTCGCCTGA
- a CDS encoding HugZ family protein, translating to MLDNPPFDPVATGRAVIRSPIAGSLATLDEAGNPFATLVTIGTLPDGRPILSLSDLAVHTHNLKRDPRASLLLVAPGGEGGNPLAGARITLVGTFEKTEDPVAAWRYAQHQGKAARASALPGFHYYVMNVTNSHLVAGFGNIAQVPGKDLIPDYSDCQELLDGEKGVVEHMNDDHADAIGFYAIKLLNLPAGAWRMTGCDPDGIDIATSELRARLPFPTRATTVGEAGGYLKSFAKQARSME from the coding sequence ATGCTCGACAATCCACCCTTCGATCCGGTTGCAACCGGCCGCGCCGTCATCCGCAGCCCGATCGCCGGAAGCCTCGCGACGCTGGACGAGGCTGGCAATCCGTTCGCGACGCTGGTCACCATCGGCACCCTTCCCGACGGCCGGCCGATTCTGAGCCTTTCGGACCTCGCGGTCCATACCCACAATCTGAAGCGCGATCCGCGCGCCTCGCTGCTGCTGGTCGCCCCGGGCGGCGAAGGCGGCAACCCGCTCGCCGGCGCCCGCATCACGCTGGTCGGCACGTTCGAGAAGACCGAGGATCCGGTCGCCGCGTGGCGCTATGCGCAGCACCAGGGCAAGGCCGCGCGCGCCTCCGCCCTGCCCGGCTTCCACTATTACGTGATGAACGTCACGAATTCGCACCTCGTCGCCGGCTTCGGCAACATCGCGCAAGTCCCGGGCAAGGATCTCATCCCCGATTACTCCGACTGCCAGGAACTTCTCGACGGCGAGAAAGGAGTGGTCGAGCACATGAATGACGATCACGCCGACGCCATCGGCTTCTACGCAATCAAGTTGTTGAACTTGCCGGCCGGTGCCTGGCGGATGACCGGTTGCGACCCGGACGGCATCGACATTGCTACGAGTGAATTGCGCGCCCGCCTGCCTTTCCCGACGCGAGCAACCACGGTTGGCGAGGCCGGCGGCTACCTGAAGTCCTTCGCAAAACAAGCGAGATCGATGGAATAA
- a CDS encoding response regulator transcription factor, whose product MPTIALVDDDRNILASVSIALESEGYRVQTYTDGASALDGFQQSLPDLAILDIKMPRMDGMELLRRLRQRTDLPVIFLTSKDDEIDELFGLKMGADDFIKKPFSQRLLVERVKAVLRRFQPREAAVPNKVPDAARNLDRGALSMDQERHTCTWNGQPVTLTVTEFLILYALAQRPGVVKSRNALMDAAYDDQVYVDDRTIDSHIKRLRKKFKVVDDDFDMIETLYGVGYRFKEA is encoded by the coding sequence ATGCCGACGATCGCACTGGTCGACGACGATCGAAACATCCTCGCCTCCGTGTCGATAGCGCTGGAGTCGGAGGGATATCGTGTCCAGACCTACACGGACGGCGCTTCCGCCCTCGACGGGTTCCAGCAGTCGCTGCCCGACCTCGCCATCCTCGACATCAAGATGCCGCGCATGGACGGGATGGAGCTGCTCCGCCGCCTGCGCCAGCGCACCGACCTGCCGGTGATCTTCCTCACCTCGAAGGACGACGAGATCGACGAATTGTTCGGCCTCAAGATGGGCGCCGATGATTTCATCAAGAAGCCGTTCTCGCAGCGCCTGCTGGTCGAGCGGGTGAAGGCGGTGCTGCGCCGCTTCCAGCCGCGCGAGGCGGCGGTGCCGAACAAGGTCCCCGACGCCGCCCGCAATCTCGATCGCGGCGCGCTGTCGATGGATCAGGAACGCCACACCTGCACCTGGAACGGCCAGCCGGTGACGCTGACCGTCACCGAATTCCTGATCCTCTACGCGCTCGCGCAGCGCCCGGGCGTCGTCAAGAGCCGCAACGCCCTGATGGACGCCGCCTATGACGATCAGGTCTATGTTGACGATCGCACCATCGACAGCCACATCAAGCGGCTGCGCAAGAAGTTCAAGGTCGTCGACGACGATTTCGATATGATCGAGACGCTGTACGGCGTTGGCTACCGCTTCAAGGAGGCCTGA
- a CDS encoding sensor histidine kinase produces MTISIEEPIAPRRRPWRLRVRMLRRGLGRMLRSIGPHAFSSLTRRIIILNLAALIVLVSGILYLNQFRAGLIDARLESLLTQGEIIAGAVAASATVETNNLTIDPDKLLELQAGESLMPGESSIEGLDFPINPERVAPVLRRLISPTRTRARIYDRDGSLVLDSRHLYSRGQILRFDLPPADEEPALLDRIWQWVNVHLQRDDLPVYQELGGSNGRGYPEVATALDGGPSSIVRITDRGELIVSVAVPIQRYRSVLGVLMLSTQGGDIDQIVHAERMAIVRVFLVSAGVVVLLSILLASTIAVPLRRLADAADRVRRGVTARPQIPDFSNRRDEIGHLSQALRDMTGALFNRIEAIESFAADVSHELKNPLTSLRSAVETLPLAKTAASKKRLNDIIQHDVRRLDRLISDISDASRLDAELARQDAEPVDVAAIVEAVVSMARDTTSPDGPRITLEVAEAEEPDAFVVLGHDSRLAQVFTNLIDNARSFCRTDGTVRVLVRRSGTSVDVVVEDEGPGIRAEQVERIFERFYTDRPEQEAFGQNSGLGLSISKQIVEAHRGRIWAENRSKGKATKADRAEIVGARFTVRLPSASS; encoded by the coding sequence ATGACGATCAGCATCGAGGAGCCGATTGCACCGCGCAGGCGTCCCTGGCGCTTGCGCGTTCGCATGTTGCGCCGTGGCCTCGGCCGCATGCTGCGCTCGATCGGCCCGCATGCCTTTTCGAGCCTGACGCGCCGGATCATCATCCTCAACCTCGCCGCACTGATCGTCCTCGTCTCCGGCATTCTCTATCTGAACCAGTTCCGCGCCGGCCTGATCGACGCGCGGCTGGAGAGCCTACTGACGCAGGGCGAGATCATCGCCGGCGCGGTGGCCGCCTCCGCGACGGTCGAGACCAACAATCTCACCATCGATCCCGACAAGCTGCTGGAGCTGCAGGCGGGTGAAAGCCTGATGCCGGGCGAGAGCTCGATCGAGGGGCTCGATTTCCCGATCAATCCGGAGCGCGTCGCGCCGGTGCTGCGCCGCCTGATCTCGCCGACCCGTACCCGCGCCCGCATCTATGACCGCGACGGCAGCCTGGTGCTCGATTCGCGCCATCTCTATTCGCGCGGCCAGATCCTGCGTTTCGACCTGCCGCCGGCCGACGAGGAACCTGCGCTGCTCGACCGGATCTGGCAGTGGGTCAACGTCCATCTGCAACGCGACGACCTGCCGGTCTATCAGGAACTCGGCGGCTCCAATGGACGCGGCTATCCGGAGGTCGCGACCGCGCTCGACGGCGGGCCGTCGTCGATCGTCCGCATCACCGATCGCGGCGAGCTGATCGTCTCGGTCGCCGTGCCGATCCAGCGCTATCGCTCGGTGCTCGGCGTGCTGATGCTCTCGACTCAGGGCGGCGACATCGACCAGATCGTGCATGCCGAGCGCATGGCGATCGTCCGCGTCTTCCTCGTCTCCGCCGGCGTCGTCGTGCTGCTCTCCATCCTGCTCGCCAGCACCATCGCCGTGCCGCTGCGCCGGCTGGCGGACGCCGCCGACCGCGTGCGCCGGGGCGTCACGGCGCGGCCGCAGATCCCGGATTTCTCCAATCGCCGCGACGAGATCGGCCACCTGTCGCAGGCGCTCCGCGATATGACGGGCGCGCTGTTCAACCGGATCGAGGCGATCGAGAGCTTCGCCGCCGATGTCAGTCACGAGCTCAAGAATCCGCTGACCTCGCTCCGCAGCGCCGTCGAGACCTTGCCGCTCGCCAAGACGGCGGCGTCGAAGAAGCGCTTGAACGACATCATCCAGCACGACGTCCGCCGGCTCGACCGCCTGATCAGCGATATCTCCGACGCCTCGCGCCTCGACGCCGAACTGGCGCGGCAGGATGCGGAGCCGGTCGACGTCGCGGCCATCGTCGAGGCGGTGGTCTCGATGGCCCGCGACACGACGAGCCCGGACGGACCGCGCATCACGCTCGAAGTGGCGGAAGCGGAAGAGCCGGATGCCTTCGTCGTGCTCGGCCATGACAGCCGCCTGGCGCAGGTCTTCACCAATCTGATCGACAATGCGCGCTCGTTCTGCCGCACCGACGGCACGGTCCGCGTCCTGGTTCGCCGCAGCGGCACCTCGGTCGACGTCGTCGTCGAGGACGAAGGCCCGGGCATTCGCGCCGAGCAGGTCGAGCGCATCTTCGAGCGCTTCTACACCGATCGTCCCGAGCAGGAGGCGTTCGGCCAGAATTCCGGCCTCGGCCTGTCGATCTCGAAGCAGATCGTCGAGGCGCATCGCGGCCGGATCTGGGCGGAGAACCGTTCCAAGGGCAAGGCGACCAAGGCCGATCGCGCCGAGATCGTCGGTGCGCGCTTCACGGTCCGGCTGCCGTCGGCGTCGTCGTGA
- a CDS encoding HPr kinase/phosphorylase → MTGTSPAAATIHAGAVWVDGAGVLVRGPSGSGKSSLLLALLLADREQNRLIADDRVLLAVRAGRLEARAPAALAGLLEIRGQGIVAVPHIDAAPIELVVDIEPAERCPRLPEPADLRTEIEGLTLRRLAVPVGQPDGWIRVRAALAFRVAIV, encoded by the coding sequence GTGACCGGGACGAGCCCCGCCGCTGCCACCATCCATGCCGGCGCGGTCTGGGTCGACGGGGCCGGCGTTCTGGTGCGCGGGCCTTCCGGATCCGGCAAGTCGTCACTGCTCCTGGCGCTGCTCCTCGCCGACCGAGAGCAGAACCGCCTCATCGCCGACGACCGGGTCCTCCTCGCGGTCCGGGCGGGCCGGCTCGAGGCGCGGGCGCCGGCTGCGCTCGCCGGTCTGCTGGAAATTCGCGGGCAGGGAATTGTTGCAGTGCCGCATATTGACGCGGCGCCAATCGAGCTTGTCGTCGACATCGAACCGGCCGAGCGATGCCCTCGTCTGCCCGAGCCGGCCGACCTCCGGACGGAAATCGAAGGGTTGACGTTGCGTCGGCTTGCCGTTCCCGTCGGCCAGCCGGATGGCTGGATCCGGGTTCGCGCGGCATTGGCGTTCCGCGTCGCGATTGTTTAG
- a CDS encoding PTS sugar transporter subunit IIA, translating to MIGVVLVTHGQLATEFRAALEHVVGRQTQFETIAIGPEDDMERRRQDILEAVLSVDDGSGVILLTDMFGGTPSNLAISVMEAGRVEVIAGVNLPMLIKLASVRLDKSLADAITGAQEAGRKYINVASQVLAGH from the coding sequence ATGATTGGCGTCGTCCTTGTTACCCACGGCCAGCTCGCTACCGAGTTCCGGGCGGCCCTGGAGCACGTGGTTGGTCGCCAGACGCAGTTCGAGACCATCGCGATTGGTCCCGAGGACGACATGGAGCGTCGGCGTCAGGACATCCTCGAGGCGGTTCTCAGTGTCGATGACGGCAGCGGCGTGATCCTGCTGACCGACATGTTCGGCGGCACGCCCTCCAATCTCGCCATCTCGGTGATGGAAGCGGGACGCGTCGAGGTCATCGCCGGCGTCAACCTTCCGATGCTGATCAAACTCGCCAGCGTCCGCCTCGACAAGTCGCTCGCCGACGCCATCACCGGCGCGCAGGAAGCGGGACGCAAATACATCAACGTCGCCAGCCAGGTCCTGGCGGGGCACTGA
- a CDS encoding HPr family phosphocarrier protein, producing the protein MSETEAEAPGLYRDLPIVNRKGLHARASAKFVQCADLFDAEILVSKDQNTVGGTSIMGLMMLAAGIGSYIRVSAEGPDAEAALAAIAELVANRFGEEE; encoded by the coding sequence ATGTCCGAAACCGAAGCCGAAGCCCCCGGGTTGTACCGCGATCTGCCGATCGTCAACCGCAAGGGGCTTCATGCCCGCGCCTCGGCCAAGTTCGTTCAGTGCGCCGATCTCTTCGACGCCGAGATCCTCGTCTCGAAGGATCAGAACACGGTCGGCGGCACGTCGATCATGGGGCTGATGATGCTCGCGGCCGGCATCGGTTCCTATATCCGCGTCTCTGCCGAAGGGCCGGACGCCGAGGCGGCGCTCGCCGCCATCGCCGAGCTGGTCGCCAATCGCTTCGGCGAAGAGGAATAG
- the ahcY gene encoding adenosylhomocysteinase, whose product MAAANDYAIKDISLADWGRKELSIAETEMPGLMSVRAEFGPSQPLKGARIAGSLHMTIQTGVLIETLKALGADVRWASCNIYSTQDHAAAAIAQSGVPVFAIKGESLEDYWEYTHRIFEWHDGGVPNMILDDGGDATVLVHLGLRAEGGDTAFLDKPENEEEEVLFAAIKKRLVSKPGWYGEIARSIQGVTEETTTGVHRLYEMQKKGTLLFPAINVNDSVTKSKFDNLYGCRESLVDGIRRGTDVMMSGKVAMVAGFGDVGKGSAASLRQAGCRVLVSEVDPICALQAAMEGYEVTTMEDAAPRADIFVTATGNVDVITIDHMRAMKDRAIVCNIGHFDSEIQISALRNLKWNNVKPQVDEVEFAGGKRIILLSEGRLVNLGNATGHPSFVMSASFTNQTLAQIELWTKPGQYEKKVYTLPKHLDEKVAALHLAKIGVKLTKLSEKQSAYIGVAETGPFKPDHYRY is encoded by the coding sequence ATGGCTGCTGCCAACGACTACGCGATCAAGGATATCAGCCTCGCCGATTGGGGCCGCAAGGAACTCTCGATCGCCGAGACCGAGATGCCCGGCCTGATGAGCGTGCGCGCCGAATTCGGCCCGTCGCAGCCGCTGAAGGGCGCTCGCATCGCCGGCTCCCTGCACATGACGATCCAGACCGGCGTGCTGATCGAGACGCTGAAGGCGCTCGGCGCCGACGTCCGCTGGGCCTCGTGCAACATCTACTCGACCCAGGACCACGCCGCCGCGGCGATCGCCCAGTCCGGCGTCCCGGTCTTCGCCATCAAGGGCGAGAGCCTCGAGGACTACTGGGAATACACGCACCGCATCTTCGAATGGCATGACGGCGGCGTCCCCAACATGATCCTGGACGACGGCGGCGACGCCACCGTTCTCGTGCATCTCGGCCTGCGCGCCGAGGGCGGCGACACCGCCTTCCTCGACAAGCCCGAGAACGAGGAAGAGGAAGTCCTCTTCGCCGCGATCAAGAAGCGCCTCGTCTCGAAGCCCGGCTGGTATGGCGAGATCGCCCGCTCGATCCAGGGCGTCACCGAGGAGACCACGACGGGCGTGCATCGTCTCTACGAGATGCAGAAGAAGGGCACGCTGCTCTTCCCGGCGATCAACGTCAACGACTCGGTCACCAAGTCGAAGTTCGACAACCTCTATGGCTGCCGCGAGTCGCTGGTCGACGGCATCCGCCGCGGCACCGACGTCATGATGTCGGGCAAGGTCGCCATGGTCGCCGGCTTCGGCGATGTCGGCAAGGGTTCGGCCGCCTCGCTGCGCCAGGCCGGCTGCCGCGTGCTCGTCTCCGAAGTCGATCCGATCTGCGCCCTGCAGGCGGCGATGGAAGGCTACGAGGTCACGACGATGGAAGACGCCGCGCCGCGCGCCGACATCTTCGTCACCGCGACCGGCAATGTCGACGTCATCACGATCGACCATATGCGCGCCATGAAGGACCGCGCGATCGTCTGCAACATTGGCCATTTCGACAGCGAGATCCAGATTTCGGCGCTGCGCAATCTGAAGTGGAACAACGTCAAGCCGCAGGTCGACGAAGTTGAGTTCGCCGGCGGCAAGCGGATCATCCTTCTGTCCGAGGGCCGCCTGGTCAATCTCGGCAACGCCACCGGCCATCCGAGCTTCGTGATGTCGGCGTCCTTCACCAACCAGACGCTGGCGCAGATCGAACTCTGGACCAAGCCCGGCCAGTACGAGAAGAAGGTCTACACGCTGCCGAAGCACCTCGACGAGAAGGTCGCGGCGCTGCATCTGGCCAAGATCGGCGTCAAGCTGACCAAGCTCAGCGAGAAGCAGTCGGCTTATATCGGCGTCGCCGAGACCGGCCCGTTCAAGCCCGATCACTATCGTTACTGA
- a CDS encoding PAS domain-containing sensor histidine kinase: protein MLAATALTATVLLTASVTGAEAATSPIDAGTTAFVSALLGVVAFAVLGVAALQRARARVENENAALRHQLSDSRAKADRAEALVDADDQRLVAWGAPGELPLVMGRLPRSCGAPDERSAFLAFGTWLIPSAASRLDAALESLRQRGETFALSLETTNGSYVEIVGRTAGGRAVARFRDLSGDRLALAELEALHERVSEDVEAMRVLLQAAPMPAWIRGPDGALRWINNAFARAVEARDPQDAATRHLELLDTAGREAIRLAHAEKPVFEQRLPAIVTGSRRIFDVIDVVSETGSAGIATDATELETVQNQMKRLVEFHARTLDQLATAVAVFGSDRRLRSYNAAFRSLFSLDAGFLDSQPDESAVLERMRASRRLPEQADFKSWRNELLTAYQSLDAREHWWHLPDGQTLRVLANPHPQGGITWIYENVTEQLELESRYNALSRVQGETLDHLAEGVAVFGSDGRLRLDNPSFARIWHLDQKFLSTHPHIGEIERACRRLHDAPEEWARFTARVAGLDESRAPSQGRMERSDGRVVDYATVPLPGGQTMVTFIDVSDTVQVERALTDRNEALEAADGLKNAFIQHVSYELRSPLTNIIGFTQLLSDVSIGPLTEKQQEYAGYILSSSGSLLAIVNDILDLATVDAGIIALDLVEVDVERTIAAAIEGVRDRLQESQIALETRIPDGIGSFVADEKRVRQILYNLLSNAVGFSTHGGSIGLTARRTADMVEFTVEDHGPGIAPEFLASVFDRFESRAAGSARGGAGLGLAIVKSFVELHGGTVGIRSEEGRGTVVSVRLPIRPTELAVAAE, encoded by the coding sequence ATGCTCGCCGCCACCGCTCTGACCGCCACCGTCCTGCTGACGGCTTCCGTCACCGGCGCCGAGGCGGCGACCAGCCCGATCGATGCCGGCACGACGGCCTTCGTCAGCGCGCTTCTCGGCGTCGTCGCCTTCGCGGTGCTCGGCGTCGCGGCGCTGCAGCGGGCGCGTGCCCGCGTCGAGAACGAGAATGCGGCGCTCCGGCACCAGCTGTCCGATTCCCGCGCCAAGGCCGACCGGGCCGAGGCGCTCGTCGACGCCGACGACCAGCGCCTGGTCGCCTGGGGCGCGCCGGGCGAGCTGCCGCTGGTGATGGGGCGCCTGCCGCGCTCCTGCGGCGCCCCGGACGAGCGGTCGGCCTTTCTCGCCTTCGGCACCTGGCTGATCCCGAGTGCCGCGAGCCGGCTCGACGCGGCGCTCGAAAGCCTGCGCCAGCGCGGCGAGACCTTCGCCCTGTCGCTCGAAACCACCAATGGCAGCTATGTCGAGATCGTCGGGCGGACCGCCGGCGGCCGCGCCGTGGCGCGCTTCCGCGATCTCTCCGGCGACCGGCTCGCTTTGGCCGAGCTCGAGGCGCTGCATGAGCGCGTCAGCGAGGATGTCGAGGCGATGCGGGTGCTGCTGCAGGCGGCTCCGATGCCGGCCTGGATCCGCGGCCCCGACGGCGCGCTGCGCTGGATCAACAATGCCTTCGCCCGCGCCGTCGAGGCGCGCGACCCGCAGGATGCGGCGACCCGGCATCTCGAACTGCTCGATACGGCCGGCCGCGAGGCGATCCGCCTGGCGCACGCCGAAAAGCCCGTCTTCGAGCAGCGCCTGCCGGCGATCGTCACCGGCTCCCGCCGTATCTTCGACGTGATCGACGTCGTCTCCGAGACCGGCAGCGCCGGCATTGCGACCGACGCGACCGAGCTCGAAACCGTCCAGAACCAGATGAAGCGGCTGGTCGAGTTCCACGCCCGCACGCTGGACCAGCTGGCGACCGCCGTCGCCGTCTTCGGATCCGATCGGCGCCTGCGCTCCTACAATGCCGCGTTCCGCTCGCTCTTCAGCCTCGATGCCGGCTTTCTCGACAGCCAGCCCGACGAGAGCGCCGTGCTCGAGCGCATGCGCGCCAGCCGCCGCCTGCCGGAGCAGGCGGATTTCAAGAGCTGGCGCAACGAGCTGCTCACCGCCTATCAGTCGCTCGACGCGCGCGAGCATTGGTGGCACCTGCCCGACGGCCAGACGCTCCGCGTCCTCGCCAACCCGCATCCGCAGGGCGGCATCACCTGGATCTACGAGAACGTCACCGAGCAGCTGGAGCTGGAGAGCCGCTACAACGCGCTGTCGCGTGTCCAGGGCGAGACGCTCGACCATCTCGCCGAAGGCGTCGCCGTGTTCGGCTCCGACGGCCGCCTGCGGCTCGACAATCCGTCCTTCGCGCGGATCTGGCATCTCGACCAGAAGTTCCTCTCCACCCATCCGCATATCGGCGAGATCGAGCGCGCCTGCCGGCGCCTGCACGACGCGCCGGAGGAATGGGCGCGCTTCACGGCGCGGGTCGCAGGTCTCGACGAGAGCCGCGCGCCGAGCCAGGGCCGCATGGAGCGTTCGGACGGCCGCGTCGTCGACTATGCCACCGTGCCACTGCCCGGCGGCCAGACCATGGTGACCTTCATCGACGTCAGCGACACGGTGCAGGTCGAGCGCGCGCTGACCGACCGCAACGAGGCGCTGGAAGCGGCCGACGGGCTGAAGAACGCCTTCATCCAGCACGTGTCCTACGAGCTGCGCTCGCCGCTCACCAACATCATCGGCTTCACCCAGCTGCTCTCCGACGTCTCGATCGGGCCGCTGACGGAGAAGCAGCAGGAATATGCCGGCTACATCCTGTCCTCGAGCGGTTCGCTGCTGGCGATCGTCAACGACATCTTGGATCTCGCGACCGTCGACGCCGGCATCATCGCGCTCGATCTGGTCGAGGTCGACGTCGAGCGCACCATCGCGGCGGCGATCGAGGGCGTGCGCGACCGGCTGCAGGAATCCCAGATCGCGCTCGAGACCCGGATTCCGGACGGCATCGGCAGCTTCGTCGCCGACGAGAAGCGGGTTCGCCAGATCCTTTACAATCTGCTCTCCAACGCCGTCGGCTTCTCGACCCATGGCGGCTCGATCGGCCTGACCGCGCGCCGGACCGCCGACATGGTCGAATTCACCGTCGAGGATCACGGCCCGGGCATCGCGCCGGAATTCCTCGCCTCCGTCTTTGACCGCTTCGAGAGCCGGGCGGCCGGCTCGGCGCGCGGCGGCGCCGGCCTCGGCCTCGCCATCGTCAAGAGCTTCGTCGAGCTGCATGGCGGCACGGTCGGCATCCGCTCCGAAGAGGGCCGCGGCACGGTCGTCAGCGTGCGCCTGCCGATCCGCCCGACCGAGCTCGCCGTCGCCGCCGAATGA